The following is a genomic window from Nicotiana tabacum cultivar K326 chromosome 3, ASM71507v2, whole genome shotgun sequence.
ctaAATGTCCAGTATATCCTTATTTAAAATATTGGGGCCCTatatgtgtacactgccgagggttgagCGACACGAACCACATATACATCTATTAtattgtcgaggcgttcggcccgctccacaagaagagagaatactttatgaacatccgatttaaaagctattacaaggctaatacacaaagaaGCACAATTTTTATTAATGGTCAAGCAACCCGCCAAaattcaagtaagtgaaattcgatCTTTACAACTCatttatcaagtttcaacatAATTTAGgtactttaattaacaagtatggtgcaaacattacaagtatttcatgatttgggccctaaactacccggacttaagcataattagtagttacacacggactctcgtcacctcgtgtgtatgtagtccccacaattagaagcaaataataatttaaatcacTTATGGGAAAATTTTCCTCTTACAAAGTtaagcaagagacttacctcgtctcaaagctcactttccgacccacaaattcactctaaggcctcaacttggtgccgaacaatctgaagctagccaaatattatataaattaatcaatatacactcaaAAAGTTAATAATTAAGCTATTAgaataattacccaacccaaattggaagattcataaaattcatccccgggcacACGTGCCCAAATTCCTAAAAATTTCGAAGATAACTATtatccataacctcacgaactcaaatatataattttcacccaattccataatcattttcgtggttaaatcctatttttatcaaagcataggtttttcaactaaacccgcAATTTCTACACTTTCTATGCTAAGAATCCACCCAAAAATACACGTATTAAAAATCcatacctcaaagtgctaggtgaaatcaAAGAGCTTAAAAATCGTCCAAgggatgaaaaaaaaaatgagctAAAATTGCCTATGTCCCAACATTAAATGAGCCTCACTGCCCAACGATTTTTGCTTCTGCAGATCCTGGGCCGCATCTACGACGCCGCACCTGTGCAAAACCCATCATAGGTGCGATCCTAGTCCAGGCCacctgccttcgcttctgcggacgggCTACTGCTTCTGCGGAAGCAGCATCACACCTGCGATCCAGGCCTGGCCAGCCTCTTCTCGCACATGCAGCCCTTTCaccgcagaagcgaggccgcttctgtggaacttcctccgcttctgcgggccaTAGACCGCCAGTCCCAGGCGGCTTCTGCGACcaaaagctcgcaggtgcggatgcaccagaactggtgcaccaacAGTTCTTTCAAGTTCAAACTTGATCCGCACATCGTCCGAATAGCACCCGAGACCGCCGGGACCtcacccaaacataccaacaagtttttaaacataaaacggactcgctcaaacCCTCGGAATGCGTAAAAAAAAAcgaagaatcgcaccccaaaccaaattgaatcatcttatgaacttcaagttcttccaagtTACTCCGAAcacgccgaatcatacttagactactcgaaatgacaccaaattttgcgtgcaagtcttaaatcacccgGAACTATTCTaggactcgaaatcccaaacggacctcgataacaccaaaaccaacttcaaacaaaatttaaagaactttaaaaccttcatgcgccgaaacgctcccgggtcatctaaAATCTGATCTGAACATACgcgcaagtccaaaatcatcatacgaacctatgggaccgtcaaatcccggttctgagatcgtttactacaaatgttgacccaagtcaaactttacccttttaagccaatattaaggaactaggTGTTCCAATTCAATCCGAACCCTTctaaacccgaactaaccatccccgcaagtcataaaatagtaaaagcacatacgaggagtcttatttaggggaacgaagatctagaaagtaaaatgaccggtcggatcattataTCGTACAACGTGACATTAGCAACGGTAAAGAGGACTCAATACACGCATTGATTCTCCATATTCGGGTATTAACTTCCACATTTTCCTTTTAGAAACCGATAATTGAGAGAGAAACACATACTTTGATCGGAGAAGGAAGCAGAGAGAGAAAGGAATAGTGAAGTAATGTGAGCGACACTTGCTAGGAAAGAGCTTTTTCCAAAATAGATACCCGTTGCCACAAATTGGATTAGAAATACGATCTTAAAATCGCAAAGCTTATGCGATTTATAAAATGCAATTGTAAATGCAATTTACACAATTCTCAATTTATATTGTGacttaaatacaattatgaattTGTAAGTTGTAGTTGCAAATATGATTTGTAAGTCGCAAGACGCAACTACATTAAAAGTCGCAACTTTCAATGCGACTTATAAATGCAATTGGAAAAAGCAACCTGTAAATCGCAATTGAAAAATGCGTCTTATAAATCGCATATGATAGATGCAATTCCCAGTGATTTATAAGTGGTAATTACCGGTTTTTTTTAAGTGGCATTTATGAGAGTACTCTTTTTATTTGTCTGTTTCAATTAAATATGACTCCTTTTTATATTTGTTAACTcttgaactttgaatttttttttacccTTAATGATATATTATCTACACTACTAGAAAACTGTCAAAAAACGTTCAAAAAAATTGACCGAAATCGATCagattttcaaattttgcacacgtcataaatgacagtacggacctattccaacttccggaaccagGATCCAACCCCgacatcaataaagtcaactcccagtcaaactttccaaactcttccatttttccaactttcgccaattcatacTGAAACAGCCTACGTAACTCCAAATCAACATTCAGACATGCTCCTAAggccaaaatcaccatacagaggtgttggaactatcaaaactccattccggagtcatctacataaaagtcaaactctggtcaacttttaccgcttaagcttctaaaacaaaaatccttcttccaaattgatcccgGATCATCCGAAAACCGAACTCGACCACATAGACATCGAATAACTTTGCCTACCAATAGTTAGGCACATGCATTTTAAACAATATGACTTGAGCTTCTAGATCTATGATGAGGGCTAAGGGCAGGGTTGAATCTTTTCTCATCTACAACAGGGATTAGCAAGTTGGTAATAAAATTAAGAGTAGCCACCTCGCATTCCTTAATTATATATGGATATCATGGCACTGAGATACATTTCATTTACTCTTTAACATGTGATTCCACATGGATGTTTATTGTTCATAATTAATCATAGTTGCAGTTAACTCATGCTAGGAACTTATAATAACACAGCGCATAATCTAGATGTTTCTTTGGATGCCCGTTATGAACTCTCAAGCAAATAGCATTAGTACTTCTCCTCTTTTCGGTAGCAGTTGAGCGAGGTTCTACAGAAGTTTCGCCCTGCAACTGATGctgttttttcttttcattttttctttaaacGCTGATAGTGCAAGATTGAACACAAGTACTTTCTCAACATTCTAACTAAACTGCAGATAGAAGCTTAAGCGATAACAGCAAGATCCTGAAATAACAATGTAGCTAAAGAGGAAATTATATAGTTCTCTATATGCATAATCCCAAAAAATGTTACAGATATAGGCCTACTGAACTACTTGCATCGCAGTAGgggaaatagaaatctcttaagaCGTTCCTGAAAGATATCATCTCATCATCGTCTCTGAACTCCAAAACAAGTGTTCGTAGCCACCCTTTAGCTAATATCTTCTTCATCCTGAAAGCTGAGATTCAATGTTTGCAACTTGAAGCCTGAACCTTGTATAGTTTCAACCAAACTGGAAGAGACCCCTGTAGCTTGTATTGTCGTTTGCTTTGTTAACTGCATCAATTAACAACTTAGATCAACACCGAACCAAGGAATATATGACTAATTATGCCATGTTTCATCTCTTGGCTCTTCAAATGCCTTATTGAACTTCTGAATATAAAAAACAGAGACATGTATTTAAATGCTTCTTATGTTCTTTTTTAAGTGAAGTTTAGACGTAATTTTTCTCCATGTTTAGATTATACAGGAGTTATTACATAATTCACCTATATATAACTAACATGTTGTTGGCTAAAAATTAGACGATGAAGATCTCAGACACCCACAAATCCTTTACGGCTCTCCTCTCTGCAGTGGGATCCTAACTCTCATGCCAGCAAGGATACTTATGTAAACTGAAGTTGGTAAGCTGAAATGAGGAACTTAGCTTCGAATTCTGATGGAAATAGATGGTAACTTTACCTTCCCACTTTTGTACGCTTGATCTATGTTGTCAACGAAATTCTTTAATAGGGTTTTCTGTAGTTTGTATGCTAGGGGAAATAGCAGCTTCAAAGGATATTTTTTTGTGTTAGACGTTCTACAGAAGATTTTATAGTTCAAAATGTAACAAGTACTTTAACAGCCTTTTTCACTTTTATTCCAGttacttttgaagaagaaatgacACTTTCTTATTAATTTTATGCAATGTCTCTAAGGTGCATTACGTTTCTCAGGATGTCAACTTTCTACAGCAATATTTCCTCTAACAGAATATActactcaacaacaacaacatacccagtattatcccacaaaCAGAATATACTACTATAAACGAGTAAATATAAGAGAAGCATTATAAATGTAAATCACCTCCACGCTTGCAATGCCCTCAACAACTTGAACTTTGAGATCTGTAATGCCTTCTATCTcctgtatatatatatggacAGACAATGAAATTATGAAGGTCAACTCACAACTATTCTTAAATTCTAAGTTATTATAAGCTAAAATCTATTGTTTTAACGGAAAATTTCCTTCAGGCAATCTCACTACAAATTTGGAATAAAGATGGAGAAACAGATACAACTCTTCACCAAACACTCACAAAATCAATAGTTCATTACTGCAACTTCTAATGAGTATTTATACCTGTACTTTGATTCTAGATTATAAAATTTCAGATATGCCTAGttccaaaagaaaataatttaaacacCTAGAAAGCTCAGAACATTTTGCTTTCTCTAATTTGTCTCTTAAAGTTTAAGGACCTCATGTTGTTTATTTCCCACTACAATGTAATTGTGATTCTTTCTGGTGTTCTACAAGTATCATTAAATtacagagaaaaagaaaaatgcagaaTCCCCTGCAACTTCAACTACATTGTATTTCAAATGCAAAGACAACTGAAGTCTTTAAGAAAGGGCGGACAAATTGGCATGTACAACATAAAGATCTGAACTTTATATACTAAATTACCTCTAAAGCCTTAGTCACATTAGGAACAGCTGCTTCACTCATTGTTCCTTCTGCCTGtgataataatataaattgagtTATCATTCACAAGAAAATCCACAATTAACAAtttgaatgaaagaaagaaagaaaaaaaggaagcaaAACTAACACATCGAATGCTTCTCATTCTTCTAGACAGTATTAGACaatcaatcaaataattaattaaacctcAATCCCGAAACTAGTTGGAGTCGAGCTATATGAATCATTTATATGCATTCTTCTCTGGGCCCACCTCATACCAATATGAACATGACCGAAAAATTCATAGACATTACAACCAGAATTCATCATAAACTAACAATTCTTACACTAAGCATCAACCTACTGCAACCCTCCTCCTATATGAATCATTTATATGGATTCCTCTCCGAAACCATGTCATACCAATATGAAAATGACTgaaattcattagtaatgaatCATTACCAGAATTCATCATAAATACTATTCTTACACTGAGCATCAACCTACTACAACCCTCCTCCTTTACCGGGACATGGTGAATTCACATAGGTGGAGATTTTGACAAAATTAAACAACTACACGttagtcccaaacaagttggagtctgctatatgaatcctcactgaccAATGTCCCCCATTTAATTCAGCTCAGGCCAACATTATActgactaaaaataaaaaaaaatgaaaagtactAGAAATAAGGTCAGAAGGttaaacctgaaagaacatagtGAGGACATCGGAAGGGGAGACGGAAACAGAAACAGTCTGATCAACGGTAGTTGTCGGAGCAGCAGATGCTTCATCAACAACAGCAGTGGCACCTTCTTCCTCATCAGCGGACCATATCCTAGTATTTCTCAAAGGTGCCTTCGCTTTCACCAAACTCCGAGAGTAAGAATAGCCGACGCCATTGCTCCCGTTCCTTTGGAATTGGATGAATTGAATTGGGAACAATTGAGGAAGAGCAATAGATGAAGAATGGGGAATTTGAGAATGAGATTTTGCTCTGCAAACCCAAAATGCTGAGACGGTGGCCATTTCTTTTATCCACACTACTGATTCTTTTACTTCTTATCCAGAAGCCAAAGCACAAAAAGGGAAGGACTATATGGATATTTGGGACAAAATAATGCCAGTTAGTAGTAAATTTTAGTTAcaaaataagttttttttttttttttaagttacaAAAAATAGTTGGGGAAAAAAGACATAGTGTCGCCAATTTTTCCGTTACtttattctaaaaaaaataaagagataaaattggaaaaaaaaaatcaaatttctaACTCATTATCTTTTATTATCCATATAGTTTCTTGATGTCTCGAAGTAGCGGCAACTACAACCATTtgtaaggggggggggggggatttaaTAATAGtattaaaaagaaagaattacaagaaaatacgcGTGACTTCACGCCATAATAAAAAATAGCCTAtgttttttaagttttacccTGTCTAGCCCACATTGTAtatattttgaaagcactagcaAATTGAAAATTTATGTTCTTCCAAtcattgcttctaaaagctatgcAGTTAAATCTATAttctcacaaccattgctttcactctctcttcttctcacatcttctacatatgcttcaagggacCGTGTATTTTCTACTTCTCCTCGTGTATCACCtgcttgcaatgtaagaaaattgaagagtagaagtccaccattgaagaccattcaaagctttgcttttgaaaattattttttttttaatttgttagttgtttggattgggtgttattccaa
Proteins encoded in this region:
- the LOC107794288 gene encoding uncharacterized protein LOC107794288, producing MATVSAFWVCRAKSHSQIPHSSSIALPQLFPIQFIQFQRNGSNGVGYSYSRSLVKAKAPLRNTRIWSADEEEGATAVVDEASAAPTTTVDQTVSVSVSPSDVLTMFFQAEGTMSEAAVPNVTKALEEIEGITDLKVQVVEGIASVELTKQTTIQATGVSSSLVETIQGSGFKLQTLNLSFQDEEDIS